The following coding sequences are from one Brienomyrus brachyistius isolate T26 chromosome 2, BBRACH_0.4, whole genome shotgun sequence window:
- the rbp4l gene encoding retinol binding protein 4, like isoform X2, translated as MTNAAMERLCFIGRMEYIAILARLLVLLACLAQTTSASCVVDSFPVKQDFDARRYSGMWYGLQKRDPEGFFLQDNISANYTIDDDGAMTAHTKGRVTLFGFWVVCADMAAQYTAPDPSTPGKMFMTYQGLASYLSSGGDNYWVIDTDYDNYAITYACRVLKEDGTCDDGYAVVFSRNRRGLPPAFQRLIRRRQEEICWAGQFQPVLQSGAC; from the exons ATGACAAATGCTGCAATGGAGCGCCTGTGTTTCATCGGCAGAATGGAGtacatcgccatcctggcccgGCTGCTGGTCCTCCTCGCCTGCTTGGCACAGACCACGTCCGCTTCCTGTGTGGTGGACAGCTTCCCGGTCAAGCAGGACTTCGACGCGCGCAGA TACAGCGGTATGTGGTACGGCCTCCAAAAGAGGGACCCCGAGGGCTTTTTCCTGCAAGACAACATCTCTGCTAACTATACCATCGACGACGACGGAGCCATGACTGCCCATACTAAAGGCCGCGTCACACTTTTCGG GTTCTGGGTAGTTTGCGCTGACATGGCCGCCCAGTACACAGCCCCCGACCCCAGCACCCCGGGCAAAATGTTCATGACTTACCAAGGCCTGGCCAGCTACCTGTCCAGCGGCG GTGACAACTACTGGGTCATTGACACCGACTACGACAACTACGCCATCACCTACGCATGCCGCGTGCTGAAGGAGGACGGCACCTGCGATGACGGCTACGCTGTGGTCTTCTCGCGTAACCGCCGTGGCCTGCCGCCCGCCTTCCAGCGCCTCATCCGAAGGAGGCAGGAAGAGATCTGTTGGGCAGGCCAGTTCCAGCCTGTTCTGCAGTCAG GTGCCTGCTAG
- the rchy1 gene encoding RING finger and CHY zinc finger domain-containing protein 1: MSACEFGCEHYVRSCLLKAPCCGKFYVCRLCHDAAEDHQMDRFRVTEVKCSFCNTVQQSQQTCEECKVTFGEYYCSICHLFDRDKKQYHCLPCGICRIGPKEKYFHCEKCNLCLASDLRGNHKCVQDVSRQNCPVCMEDIHTSRVGAHVLPCGHLLHQTCFDDMCKTGGYRCPLCMHSAWNMKHCWEEMDKEISETPMPSEYQGITVKVICMDCQSRSTVPFHVLGMKCSGCGSYNTTQDGGLIGGQPGQAGGGDPGQAGDPGQAGGGDPGQAGDPGQAGDPGQAGDPGQAGDPGQAGDPGQAGGGDQTD, translated from the exons ATGTCAGCCTGTGAGTTTGGATGTGAGCATTACGTGCGGAGTTGTTTGCTCAAA GCTCCTTGCTGTGGAAAGTTTTATGTCTGCAGACTCTGCCATGACGCCGCGGAGGATCACCAGATGGACCGCTTCCGGGTCACGGAGGTCAAGTGCAGTTTTTGCAATACTGTCCAGCAG TCCCAGCAGACGTGCGAAGAGTGCAAGGTGACGTTTGGGGAATATTACTGCAGTATCTGTCACCTGTTTGACAGAGACAAGAAGCAGTACCACTGCCTGCCATGTGGCATCTGTAG AATTGGGCCGAAAGAGAAGTATTTCCACTGTGAGAAGTGTAATCTGTGTTTAGCCAGCGACCTTCGAGGAAATCACAAG TGTGTACAAGATGTATCGAGACAGAACTGTCCAGTCTGCATGGAG GACATCCATACCTCCCGAGTTGGAGCTCACGTCCTTCCATGTGGCCACCTTCTACACCA GACCTGCTTTGATGACATGTGTAAAACGGG AGGATACCGCTGCCCGCTCTGCATGCACTCAGCCTGGAACATGAAGCACTGCTGGGAAGAGATGGACAAAGAGATCTCTGAGACACCAATGCCCAGCGAATACCAGGGCATCACTGTCAAG gtcatATGCATGGACTGCCAGTCTCGTAGTACGGTGCCCTTCCACGTCCTGGGAATGAAATGTAGCGGCTGTGGCTCATACAAcaccacccaggatggggggctgaTAGGGGGGCAAccggggcaggcaggagggggagACCCGGGGCAGGCGGGAGACCCGGGGCAGGCGGGAGGGGGAGACCCGGGGCAGGCGGGAGACCCGGGGCAGGCGGGAGACCCGGGGCAGGCGGGAGACCCGGGGCAGGCGGGAGACCCGGGGCAGGCGGGAGACCCGGGGCAGGCGGGAGGGGGAGACCAAACTGACTGA
- the kcnv2b gene encoding potassium voltage-gated channel subfamily V member 2 encodes MSGPKTRRQSLFPNYKFGASAADGPELEVDQSLVYFRNRWVKPWSSMQELNQGIYDLYAEDENEEDNEKHHTASGVTSPTKNYMLNLNVGGRTYQITYGVAARFPKTRIGQLATCRDHSRKLELCDDYLVHSCEYFFDRDPDIFLNVFNFHRTGVLWVNDELCPRNFLEEIHYWGVRIKNTPRCCRIALEERQDDINDKLKVQRELQAEIIEDSEELFQDMMFGSYRRVIWDLMEKPFSSVPAKLMAVASSFFVLVSLVAMTLNTVEEMQYQKRDGQLSGRTYCEHVETFCIAFFTVEFLLRLVSTPDLRIFITSMLNLVDLVAILPLYLQMVLEISESQDTDRQDGDNAIGRVGQVGQVGLVLRIMRLLRILRILKLARHSTGLRAFGFTLRQCYQQVGCLFLFIGIGILTFSAMVYTVEHDVPQTNFTSIPHAWWWATVSITTVGYGDIYPETLLGRFFAFACISFGIILNGMPISMLFNRFSDYYNQLKAHKHASKNQHREKVRFAQRALRKVLECCREASS; translated from the exons ATGTCGGGTCCCAAGACAAGGAGGCAGAGCCTCTTTCCAAATTACAAGTTTGGGGCTTCTGCTGCCGACGGCCCAGAACTCGAGGTGGACCAGAGCCTGGTATACTTCAGGAACAGATGGGTGAAGCCCTGGAGCTCCATGCAGGAGCTCAATCAGGGTATTTATGACCTCTATGCTGAGGATGAAAACGAGGAGGACAACGAGAAGCATCACACTGCATCTGGGGTAACCTCGCCTACCAAAAACTACATGCTGAACCTTAACGTAGGGGGCAGGACTTACCAGATTACCTATGGGGTGGCTGCAAGGTTCCCCAAGACCAGAATCGGACAGCTGGCCACTTGCAGGGACCACAGCAGGAAGCTGGAGTTGTGCGATGACTACCTGGTCCACAGCTGTGAGTATTTCTTTGATAGAGACCCAGACATATTCCTCAATGTCTTTAACTTTCATCGTACTGGAGTGCTCTGGGTGAACGATGAGTTGTGCCCACGAAACTTCCTGGAGGAGATCCATTACTGGGGGGTACGGATCAAGAACACACCCCGGTGCTGCCGGATTGCCCTGGAGGAGAGGCAGGACGACATCAACGACAAGCTGAAAGTCCAACGGGAGCTTCAGGCTGAGATTATTGAAGACAGTGAGGAGCTTTTCCAGGACATGATGTTCGGCTCGTATCGGCGAGTCATCTGGGACCTGATGGAGAAGCCGTTCTCCTCTGTCCCAGCCAAGCTGATGGCCGTAGCGTCCAGCTTCTTTGTCTTAGTCTCCCTAGTCGCCATGACGCTGAACACAGTGGAAGAAATGCAGTACCAGAAACGTGACGGCCAGCTGAGTGGGCGGACCTACTGCGAGCACGTGGAGACCTTCTGCATCGCCTTCTTCACTGTCGAGTTTCTGCTGCGTTTGGTGTCCACGCCAGATCTCCGCATCTTCATCACCAGCATGTTGAATCTCGTGGACCTGGTTGCTATCCTCCCACTGTACCTGCAGATGGTGCTGGAGATCTCGGAGAGTCAGGACACTGACAGGCAGGATGGGGATAACGCCATAGGCCGGGTGGGCCAGGTGGGCCAAGTGGGCCTGGTGCTGCGGATTATGCGGCTTCTTCGGATCCTGCGCATTCTGAAGCTGGCGCGTCACTCTACGGGCCTGCGAGCTTTCGGCTTTACGCTACGCCAGTGCTACCAGCAGGTGGGCTGCCTCTTCCTCTTCATCGGCATCGGCATCTTGACCTTCTCCGCCATGGTCTACACTGTGGAACACGATGTTCCCCAGACCAACTTCACCAGTATCCCCCATGCCTGGTGGTGGGCGACT GTGAGCATCACCACTGTGGGCTATGGAGACATTTACCCCGAGACCCTCCTGGGCCGTTTCTTTGCCTTCGCCTGCATCTCCTTCGGGATCATCCTGAACGGCATGCCCATTTCTATGCTGTTCAACAGGTTTTCTGATTACTATAACCAGTTAAAAGCCCACAAGCACGCCTCTAAAAACCAGCACCGCGAGAAGGTGAGGTTCGCCCAGCGGGCCTTGAGGAAGGTGCTGGAGTGCTGCAGGGAGGCTTCCAGTTGA
- the rbp4l gene encoding retinol binding protein 4, like isoform X1: protein MTNAAMERLCFIGRMEYIAILARLLVLLACLAQTTSASCVVDSFPVKQDFDARRYSGMWYGLQKRDPEGFFLQDNISANYTIDDDGAMTAHTKGRVTLFGFWVVCADMAAQYTAPDPSTPGKMFMTYQGLASYLSSGGDNYWVIDTDYDNYAITYACRVLKEDGTCDDGYAVVFSRNRRGLPPAFQRLIRRRQEEICWAGQFQPVLQSGEQYHTGHSQKGRLPHSQP from the exons ATGACAAATGCTGCAATGGAGCGCCTGTGTTTCATCGGCAGAATGGAGtacatcgccatcctggcccgGCTGCTGGTCCTCCTCGCCTGCTTGGCACAGACCACGTCCGCTTCCTGTGTGGTGGACAGCTTCCCGGTCAAGCAGGACTTCGACGCGCGCAGA TACAGCGGTATGTGGTACGGCCTCCAAAAGAGGGACCCCGAGGGCTTTTTCCTGCAAGACAACATCTCTGCTAACTATACCATCGACGACGACGGAGCCATGACTGCCCATACTAAAGGCCGCGTCACACTTTTCGG GTTCTGGGTAGTTTGCGCTGACATGGCCGCCCAGTACACAGCCCCCGACCCCAGCACCCCGGGCAAAATGTTCATGACTTACCAAGGCCTGGCCAGCTACCTGTCCAGCGGCG GTGACAACTACTGGGTCATTGACACCGACTACGACAACTACGCCATCACCTACGCATGCCGCGTGCTGAAGGAGGACGGCACCTGCGATGACGGCTACGCTGTGGTCTTCTCGCGTAACCGCCGTGGCCTGCCGCCCGCCTTCCAGCGCCTCATCCGAAGGAGGCAGGAAGAGATCTGTTGGGCAGGCCAGTTCCAGCCTGTTCTGCAGTCAGGTGAGCAATATCACACTGGACACAGTCAAAAGGGAAGACTGCCTCACTCTCAGCCATGA